In Pueribacillus theae, one DNA window encodes the following:
- a CDS encoding 2-oxoacid:acceptor oxidoreductase family protein: MKSIAIAGLTGQGIETAGEIISSVVNSLGYSHRSWRDFSTIIRGGYTSFEIYISEKDSQTPLPRIEKIDLAIVWDNQGVDNYKLRIKDNKMMFGSSKATTLLSGNQFEVPNLGYNVWCVGVISGYLGIHIDYIEKEVMVKFRSESNLKLLREGYKLGKQVETEVPLINLNSNNITISGNDALSLGAISGDVRHYYGYPITPASEILENLSKWLPSLGGQAYQVEDEIAAIHAAIGCSYAGKRTFVATSGPGLALMTEGLSYAATTEIPLVIIDNQRGGPSTGMPTKTEQSDLQHLKNAGHGEFARILLTPTSIIDCIVTMQEALNLADYYQCPVIIALDLDLAVRNISIPWSLVENALQSVEVDRGPTLTNLNTTIESYVRYKPQADHSPPLRSIPGIKGGAYVASGDEHDERGWMEPNFMEIRKTLHKRRLQKADKIDYKRHFTRIGNSEAPIMIIGTGSIGELIEYFVKNNDGFQGLLIRQLVPIPQEELLMALTNLEKVIVAEYNATGQIRTIIKDVIQDKEILSLLRFDGEHYTNEEFEEAVVHILNKKNKVYQF; encoded by the coding sequence ATGAAGAGTATTGCAATAGCCGGTTTAACAGGACAAGGAATAGAAACTGCTGGAGAGATTATTTCCTCTGTTGTTAATTCACTTGGTTATTCACACCGTTCATGGAGGGATTTTTCAACCATTATTCGTGGTGGTTACACATCATTTGAGATTTATATATCTGAAAAAGATAGCCAGACACCCCTACCAAGAATTGAAAAAATAGATCTTGCAATAGTTTGGGATAATCAAGGTGTAGACAATTATAAACTAAGAATAAAAGATAATAAAATGATGTTCGGTTCGTCTAAGGCAACAACGTTGCTTAGTGGAAACCAATTTGAGGTACCTAACCTTGGCTATAACGTTTGGTGCGTAGGGGTTATTTCCGGATATTTAGGAATTCATATTGATTATATTGAGAAGGAAGTAATGGTTAAATTTAGGAGTGAATCAAATTTAAAATTGCTGAGAGAAGGATATAAATTAGGAAAACAAGTTGAAACAGAAGTCCCCTTAATTAATTTAAATTCAAATAATATTACAATCTCTGGGAATGATGCATTGAGTTTAGGAGCTATTTCTGGTGATGTGAGGCATTACTATGGTTATCCCATTACTCCTGCATCAGAAATATTAGAAAATCTCTCTAAATGGCTGCCTTCTCTTGGTGGGCAAGCCTATCAAGTAGAAGATGAAATTGCTGCCATTCATGCTGCAATTGGTTGCAGCTACGCAGGTAAAAGAACATTCGTCGCGACTAGTGGACCGGGATTAGCTCTTATGACAGAAGGGTTAAGTTATGCAGCTACCACAGAAATTCCTCTAGTAATTATTGATAATCAACGTGGAGGACCTTCAACCGGTATGCCTACAAAAACCGAGCAAAGTGATCTACAGCATCTTAAAAATGCTGGTCATGGGGAGTTTGCTCGAATTTTGTTAACCCCAACTAGTATAATTGACTGTATCGTTACAATGCAAGAAGCACTAAACTTAGCGGACTATTATCAGTGTCCAGTAATTATTGCACTTGATCTTGACCTTGCTGTAAGAAATATTTCTATTCCTTGGTCATTAGTCGAAAATGCCCTTCAAAGTGTGGAAGTAGACAGAGGCCCAACCCTTACTAACTTAAACACTACTATAGAATCTTATGTAAGATATAAACCACAGGCAGATCATTCTCCTCCGCTACGTTCAATACCTGGAATTAAAGGCGGTGCATATGTTGCAAGTGGTGATGAACATGATGAAAGGGGTTGGATGGAACCGAATTTTATGGAAATTAGAAAAACGCTTCATAAGAGGCGCTTGCAAAAGGCAGATAAGATTGATTACAAGCGGCATTTTACAAGAATTGGGAACAGTGAAGCACCCATCATGATTATAGGAACTGGCTCAATAGGTGAGTTGATTGAATATTTCGTTAAAAATAACGATGGATTTCAAGGTTTGTTAATTCGTCAACTAGTCCCTATTCCTCAGGAAGAATTATTAATGGCTTTAACAAATCTAGAGAAAGTTATAGTTGCTGAATATAATGCAACTGGACAAATACGTACAATTATCAAAGATGTAATTCAAGATAAGGAAATACTGTCTCTTTTACGTTTTGATGGTGAACACTATACAAACGAAGAGTTTGAAGAAGCTGTAGTTCATATTTTAAACAAAAAGAATAAGGTTTATCAATTTTAG
- a CDS encoding ferredoxin — translation MPKFTKVDQSTCIACGACGLTAPEIYNYNDEGIAYVILDDNQGSVEVPELLRPDMLLAYEGCPTGSIKVSKETFVEEGHRVK, via the coding sequence ATGCCAAAATTCACAAAAGTGGATCAATCAACTTGTATTGCTTGTGGAGCATGTGGACTAACAGCACCTGAAATTTATAATTACAATGATGAAGGTATCGCATATGTCATTTTAGATGACAACCAAGGATCTGTAGAAGTGCCAGAGTTATTGCGCCCTGATATGTTATTAGCATATGAAGGATGTCCGACAGGCTCTATTAAGGTTTCTAAAGAAACATTTGTAGAGGAGGGTCACAGAGTAAAATAA
- a CDS encoding GntR family transcriptional regulator: protein METDNKFDNRNLNEKIYFYLRTKIINNELKPGTRIDYNEFSMELGVSKTPLRDAFHRLQQDGLVEVRSRSGTFVSIPQAKDIEEIFDVRKALERQAIESASKRIPKKKLKELFENVEIAEKAINKGSFQTFFESDRLLHKTLVQYSANSRLIKIMESLEAQITWIGVIIANTSERPRQANESHGKILTALLNCDTKTAQDLMEQHIEEIKQMTLEDFL from the coding sequence ATGGAAACTGATAATAAATTCGATAACCGAAATTTGAACGAAAAAATTTATTTCTACTTAAGAACTAAAATTATCAACAATGAATTAAAACCCGGAACAAGGATAGATTATAATGAGTTCTCTATGGAACTTGGAGTTAGCAAGACCCCCCTCCGTGATGCTTTTCATCGTTTACAACAAGATGGGTTAGTTGAAGTCAGAAGTCGTTCAGGCACCTTTGTTAGCATCCCACAGGCTAAAGACATTGAAGAAATTTTTGATGTTCGAAAAGCACTTGAAAGACAAGCTATAGAATCAGCTTCTAAAAGAATCCCAAAGAAGAAACTAAAAGAGTTATTTGAAAATGTGGAAATAGCTGAAAAGGCTATAAACAAAGGGAGTTTTCAAACCTTTTTTGAATCAGATCGACTTTTACATAAAACATTGGTACAGTACTCAGCTAATAGTCGTTTAATCAAAATTATGGAGTCCTTGGAAGCTCAAATTACTTGGATAGGAGTGATTATTGCAAATACATCAGAAAGACCACGTCAAGCAAATGAAAGCCACGGAAAAATACTAACTGCTTTATTAAATTGTGATACAAAAACCGCCCAAGATCTAATGGAACAGCACATTGAAGAAATTAAGCAAATGACTTTAGAAGATTTTTTATAA
- a CDS encoding DUF1540 domain-containing protein — MAKDVLCDVDTCKYWVEGNKCDADKIFITSHVYEAETVKETDCKTFEKKVH; from the coding sequence ATGGCGAAAGATGTGTTATGTGATGTCGACACATGTAAATATTGGGTTGAAGGCAACAAATGTGATGCAGATAAAATATTCATTACATCACATGTATATGAAGCCGAAACGGTAAAGGAGACTGATTGCAAAACGTTCGAGAAAAAGGTCCATTAA
- a CDS encoding DUF1540 domain-containing protein, whose translation MAKDVLCEVDTCTFWGDGNKCNADQIYVVKQVKNPETTEETDCKTFEPVH comes from the coding sequence TTGGCAAAAGACGTCCTTTGTGAAGTGGATACTTGCACCTTTTGGGGAGATGGAAACAAGTGTAACGCAGATCAAATCTATGTTGTGAAACAGGTGAAAAATCCAGAGACAACAGAAGAAACCGATTGTAAAACATTCGAGCCTGTTCATTAA
- the yfkAB gene encoding radical SAM/CxCxxxxC motif protein YfkAB, with protein sequence MHTKHKQITMSPNHDPWEAYLDVEQFGEMKLSNIEFTTTTICNMRCEHCAVGYTLQPKDPEALPLSLLIKRLDEIPFLRSFSITGGEPMLSKKSVDNYVIPLLKYAHERGAKTQINSNLTLPIERYETILPYLDVLHISYNYHSVDDFAEIGFVNMDRQLSHTHRTAYFERMVYNAKALSSQGVFISAETMINKRTLPHLASIHEAIVDMGCKRHEVHPMYPSDFASELETATLDEIRKGIHELLDHRNEDIWMLFGTLPFYACSEAKEDLMLIKRLKEEKNVTVRNDPDGRSRLNVNIFDGSIIVTDFGDEPKLGHIQTTSLPEAYEIWRESNLAKSLHCHCPAVKCLGPNSLVKNAYYKEHDFSKKREKLTMITN encoded by the coding sequence ATGCATACAAAACATAAACAGATAACGATGAGTCCTAATCATGACCCTTGGGAAGCTTATTTAGACGTAGAACAATTTGGGGAAATGAAGCTGTCGAATATAGAATTTACAACCACGACTATTTGCAACATGCGCTGTGAACATTGTGCAGTTGGCTACACACTCCAGCCAAAAGATCCTGAAGCTTTGCCTCTTTCACTTCTAATAAAGCGTTTGGATGAAATCCCTTTTTTGCGTTCATTCAGTATTACAGGCGGCGAGCCTATGCTTTCAAAAAAGTCTGTGGACAATTATGTCATTCCATTACTGAAATATGCACATGAGCGCGGCGCGAAAACACAGATCAATTCTAATTTGACGCTTCCAATTGAGCGGTACGAAACCATTTTGCCTTATCTTGATGTTCTCCATATTTCTTACAATTATCATAGCGTTGATGACTTTGCCGAGATTGGGTTCGTTAACATGGATAGACAATTATCTCATACACATCGCACAGCTTATTTTGAACGTATGGTGTATAATGCAAAAGCCTTATCAAGCCAAGGCGTATTTATTTCTGCTGAAACGATGATAAATAAGCGAACGTTGCCCCATCTTGCATCGATCCACGAAGCGATCGTTGACATGGGGTGCAAGCGCCACGAAGTCCATCCGATGTATCCGAGCGACTTTGCGAGCGAACTAGAAACGGCCACACTTGATGAAATTCGAAAAGGGATTCATGAACTTCTTGATCACCGAAACGAAGATATATGGATGTTATTTGGGACATTGCCATTTTATGCTTGCAGTGAAGCAAAGGAAGATCTGATGTTAATCAAAAGGTTAAAGGAAGAAAAAAATGTAACCGTCAGAAACGATCCGGATGGCCGCTCAAGGCTTAACGTGAATATTTTTGATGGTTCCATCATTGTTACAGATTTTGGTGATGAACCAAAGCTAGGCCATATCCAAACAACAAGCTTACCTGAAGCTTACGAAATATGGAGAGAAAGCAATCTTGCAAAAAGCCTGCACTGCCACTGCCCTGCTGTGAAATGCCTTGGCCCAAATTCGCTCGTAAAAAATGCGTACTATAAAGAACATGATTTTAGCAAAAAAAGAGAAAAACTTACTATGATAACCAATTAA
- a CDS encoding cytochrome c biogenesis CcdA family protein encodes MADLNLFLAFGAGVLSFISPCTLPLYPAFLSYITGVSVEELREKNGMLQKRAILHTAFFLLGFSVIFVVLGLSTTFISTLFAKYSDLIRQIGAILIVFMGLVIIGAIQPKFMMQDSTYKFRNRPSGYIGSSLIGIAFAAGWTPCMGPILAAVVTLSMTNPGSGLLYMMVYTLGFAIPFFLLAFFIGKTNWIKKFSNKIVKVGGYMMIVMGVFLFFGWMTKLTSFLTNNLFGGFMGF; translated from the coding sequence ATGGCAGATTTAAATCTCTTTTTGGCGTTTGGAGCAGGTGTCCTATCGTTTATCTCTCCTTGTACATTGCCGCTATACCCCGCTTTTCTTTCGTATATAACGGGTGTTTCCGTTGAGGAATTAAGAGAGAAAAACGGCATGCTGCAAAAGCGGGCCATTTTGCATACGGCTTTTTTTCTTCTCGGTTTTTCTGTCATATTTGTCGTCTTAGGGCTATCAACGACTTTTATTAGCACATTATTCGCGAAATACAGCGATCTTATCCGGCAAATCGGCGCCATTTTAATCGTATTTATGGGTCTTGTCATCATTGGTGCGATTCAGCCAAAATTTATGATGCAAGATAGCACATATAAGTTTCGCAATCGCCCTTCAGGCTACATCGGATCCAGTTTGATTGGCATCGCTTTTGCCGCTGGATGGACACCGTGCATGGGCCCCATTCTTGCAGCGGTCGTTACGCTTAGCATGACAAATCCAGGGTCAGGGCTTCTCTATATGATGGTCTATACACTCGGTTTCGCCATCCCGTTCTTTTTGCTGGCGTTCTTTATCGGAAAAACGAATTGGATCAAAAAATTCAGCAATAAGATTGTAAAAGTCGGCGGTTATATGATGATCGTGATGGGCGTGTTTCTCTTTTTCGGTTGGATGACGAAATTAACCTCCTTTTTAACAAATAACCTTTTCGGAGGATTTATGGGATTTTAA
- the resA gene encoding thiol-disulfide oxidoreductase ResA, producing the protein MEKKKRRLLIRTSILLVLVAAIGYTIFTSVFNDRKVVHSGDTAPNFQLQTLDGKTVQLSDYKGKGVFLNFWATYCPPCKEEMPFMDNQYQTFKEKGIEILAVNVGEPSLTAQKFVERYDLTFPILLDEREEVYKAYGVKPIPATFLIDKDGKVVDRVTKGLTEAEIQQMMEKITP; encoded by the coding sequence ATGGAAAAAAAGAAAAGGCGCTTGCTCATCCGCACGTCGATTTTACTGGTGCTTGTCGCCGCAATTGGCTACACCATTTTTACAAGTGTATTTAACGATCGCAAAGTCGTTCATTCCGGTGACACAGCCCCAAACTTTCAATTGCAAACACTTGACGGGAAAACAGTGCAATTAAGTGATTATAAAGGAAAAGGTGTTTTTTTAAACTTTTGGGCAACTTATTGTCCGCCGTGTAAAGAGGAAATGCCATTCATGGACAATCAATATCAAACATTTAAAGAAAAAGGGATTGAAATATTGGCTGTCAATGTAGGGGAACCTTCTTTAACAGCACAAAAGTTTGTTGAGCGCTATGATTTAACTTTCCCCATTTTGCTTGATGAACGCGAGGAAGTATATAAGGCGTATGGCGTTAAACCGATCCCGGCCACTTTTTTAATTGATAAGGATGGTAAAGTTGTTGATCGCGTGACAAAAGGATTAACAGAAGCTGAAATCCAACAGATGATGGAGAAAATTACGCCATAG
- a CDS encoding disulfide oxidoreductase — MNKFDTVRLMAWLVSIVAVIGSLYFSEIKGFVPCELCWYQRILMYPLLVILGIGFYKKDRNVMFYALPLSMLGIALAAVHYLHQKTTLFHQVIQCTDGIPCSGQYMNWLGFITIPFLSLVAFSLITVFMIYLRKETDQAAAD, encoded by the coding sequence ATGAATAAATTTGACACTGTTCGCCTGATGGCTTGGCTTGTGTCGATTGTGGCTGTCATTGGGAGCTTATACTTTAGTGAAATAAAAGGATTTGTTCCATGTGAATTGTGCTGGTATCAACGCATCTTAATGTATCCTCTTCTCGTTATTTTAGGGATAGGGTTCTACAAAAAAGATCGAAATGTGATGTTTTATGCACTCCCGTTAAGTATGTTGGGGATCGCGCTGGCGGCCGTTCATTATTTACATCAAAAGACAACCCTGTTTCATCAAGTCATTCAATGTACGGATGGAATACCATGCTCTGGCCAGTACATGAACTGGCTTGGATTTATCACAATCCCATTTTTATCGCTAGTTGCGTTTAGCCTAATCACTGTTTTCATGATTTATTTAAGGAAAGAGACTGATCAGGCTGCGGCCGATTAG
- a CDS encoding DsbA family protein, protein MSKKKKKNPKKTPAHRPGKKPQSNLPAIIFFSICGLVIATFFVFFALNSNNKAANEEPKTYDFSYEGQPFVGSGNAPIKMVEFGDYKCPACKVFQEKVYPKIKKDFIDNGQVQFFFINFPFIADDSITAAKAGEEVFSQNKEAFWDYHDAVYKNQGGEKAEWATVDFLTNLVEKNVPDIDMSLFKQNMADNVQVSKVNEDIVIAQEAGVSSTPTIFINGKEFVKWNDYSAIKEEFNRLLESEGK, encoded by the coding sequence ATGTCAAAGAAAAAGAAGAAAAACCCGAAAAAAACACCGGCTCACCGGCCGGGGAAAAAGCCGCAGTCCAATTTGCCGGCCATCATTTTTTTCTCAATTTGTGGCCTTGTCATCGCAACGTTTTTCGTGTTTTTTGCGCTAAATAGCAACAACAAAGCGGCAAATGAGGAGCCGAAAACATATGATTTTTCGTATGAAGGGCAGCCTTTCGTTGGAAGTGGGAATGCCCCAATTAAAATGGTAGAATTCGGCGATTATAAATGCCCTGCCTGTAAAGTTTTTCAAGAGAAAGTTTATCCTAAAATCAAAAAAGATTTTATCGATAATGGACAAGTTCAGTTCTTCTTTATTAATTTTCCATTTATTGCTGATGATTCGATCACTGCTGCAAAAGCGGGGGAAGAAGTGTTTTCTCAAAATAAAGAAGCATTTTGGGATTACCATGATGCCGTCTATAAAAATCAAGGTGGGGAAAAAGCGGAATGGGCGACGGTTGACTTTTTGACAAATCTAGTGGAAAAGAATGTACCTGACATTGACATGAGCTTGTTTAAGCAAAACATGGCGGATAACGTCCAAGTTTCGAAAGTCAATGAAGATATCGTTATTGCACAGGAGGCAGGTGTATCGAGCACACCTACAATATTTATCAATGGGAAAGAGTTCGTAAAGTGGAATGATTATTCCGCAATCAAAGAAGAATTCAACCGCCTGTTAGAAAGTGAAGGAAAATGA
- a CDS encoding heavy metal translocating P-type ATPase, producing MASQPAAMEKVTLDIEGMTCAACANRVEKGLKKVEGVAEANVNLANEKATIVFDNKKTNTDQLIEKVVKTGYKAHPYVSKDPEAEKAEKEKQYKLQRESFLIGAVISLPFLVQMAGDLTGNMSLMMPGWIQFVLATIVQFTLGWRFIRGAYNALRGGSANMDVLVAMGTLSAYLYSTFLFFHGQEIGLYFEASVVIITLIILGKLLESRAKGRTSEALKKLMGLQAKVAHVIRNGVMQDIPIDEVQKGDVLYVKVGEKIPVDGLVVEGRTSVDESMLTGESLPVTKEAGDTVIGATINKHGSITMKATKVGKETALAQIIQMVEKAQGSKAPIQSLADKISAVFVPIVIGIALLTFVITFFVAGFSSALISAVAVLVIACPCALGLATPTAIMVGTGKGAENGVLIKDASHLQMLKDIDTVILDKTGTITKGKPEVTKIRAFTISENDMIRAVASAEQASEHPLAKAIIDYAKEKKIKLENPVRFEAMPGYGVMSVVGNKTYTVGNQKLMEFKRIDISNLANEMEKLEAKGNSVIMVTEDDRLIGYFAIADTVKESSRQAIKELKDRGIDVIMMTGDNKHTAKAIADEVGIGHILAEVLPEHKAKEVEKLKKKGKKVAMVGDGINDAPALAAANVGIAIGTGTDVAIEAADVTLMRGDLLSISDSIQLSYATIRKIKQNLGWAFGYNVVLIPVAALGFLNPILAGAAMALSSVSVVVNTLFLNRWKPRHGKMA from the coding sequence ATGGCTTCTCAACCTGCAGCTATGGAAAAAGTAACGTTAGACATAGAAGGTATGACTTGTGCGGCATGTGCGAACCGGGTGGAAAAAGGATTAAAAAAAGTCGAAGGTGTCGCCGAAGCCAATGTAAATTTAGCGAATGAAAAGGCGACGATTGTCTTTGATAACAAGAAAACAAATACAGACCAATTGATTGAGAAGGTCGTAAAGACTGGATATAAGGCGCATCCTTATGTTTCGAAGGATCCGGAGGCTGAGAAAGCCGAGAAAGAAAAGCAATATAAACTGCAACGCGAATCTTTTCTAATTGGAGCTGTTATTTCATTGCCGTTTCTTGTGCAAATGGCCGGTGATTTAACTGGCAACATGTCGCTTATGATGCCAGGCTGGATTCAATTCGTTCTTGCAACTATTGTGCAATTTACGCTGGGTTGGCGGTTTATACGCGGGGCCTACAATGCATTAAGGGGCGGAAGTGCAAACATGGATGTTTTGGTTGCGATGGGAACGCTTTCCGCGTATTTGTACAGTACATTTCTATTTTTTCATGGACAAGAAATAGGTCTGTATTTTGAAGCATCAGTCGTTATTATTACATTGATTATTCTTGGAAAATTGCTTGAATCAAGAGCCAAAGGCAGAACGTCAGAAGCTTTAAAAAAATTAATGGGGCTTCAAGCAAAGGTTGCCCATGTCATCCGAAATGGCGTTATGCAGGACATTCCTATTGACGAAGTTCAAAAGGGGGATGTGCTCTATGTAAAGGTTGGCGAAAAAATTCCTGTAGATGGACTAGTCGTTGAAGGCAGAACATCGGTTGATGAGTCGATGCTAACAGGAGAGAGCCTGCCAGTAACAAAAGAAGCAGGAGACACCGTAATCGGGGCAACGATAAATAAACACGGCTCCATTACAATGAAAGCGACAAAGGTTGGAAAAGAAACCGCTTTGGCGCAAATTATTCAAATGGTTGAAAAAGCGCAAGGTTCAAAAGCGCCGATTCAAAGCCTTGCAGATAAGATTTCGGCCGTATTTGTACCCATTGTTATCGGGATTGCTCTCCTTACATTTGTGATCACTTTTTTTGTTGCGGGTTTTTCATCCGCTTTAATCAGCGCGGTGGCAGTGCTTGTCATTGCTTGCCCTTGCGCGCTTGGGTTAGCAACACCGACAGCGATTATGGTAGGAACAGGGAAAGGGGCTGAAAATGGGGTTCTTATTAAGGACGCCAGCCATTTGCAGATGCTGAAGGATATTGATACGGTTATTCTTGACAAAACTGGAACAATTACAAAAGGAAAACCAGAAGTAACAAAGATTCGTGCTTTTACTATTAGCGAAAATGATATGATAAGAGCAGTTGCAAGTGCTGAACAGGCTTCTGAGCATCCACTTGCAAAAGCGATTATTGATTACGCGAAAGAAAAGAAGATAAAGCTTGAAAACCCTGTTCGTTTTGAAGCCATGCCAGGTTACGGGGTTATGTCTGTCGTTGGAAATAAAACATATACCGTAGGCAATCAAAAATTAATGGAGTTTAAACGCATTGATATTTCCAATCTAGCAAATGAAATGGAGAAACTTGAGGCAAAAGGAAATTCCGTCATTATGGTTACTGAGGACGATCGCTTGATTGGTTATTTTGCGATTGCCGATACGGTGAAAGAGTCGTCAAGGCAAGCCATTAAAGAGCTAAAGGACAGAGGGATTGACGTGATCATGATGACAGGTGACAATAAGCATACAGCAAAGGCGATTGCAGACGAAGTCGGCATTGGACATATTCTTGCAGAAGTGCTCCCAGAGCATAAAGCAAAAGAAGTGGAAAAGCTAAAAAAGAAAGGCAAAAAGGTAGCTATGGTCGGCGATGGGATTAACGACGCACCGGCACTTGCGGCCGCTAATGTCGGAATTGCGATCGGAACAGGGACAGATGTTGCTATTGAGGCTGCTGATGTGACTTTAATGCGCGGGGATTTATTGTCCATTTCAGACAGCATTCAATTATCATACGCAACCATTCGCAAAATCAAACAGAACTTAGGCTGGGCATTTGGCTACAATGTTGTTTTAATTCCAGTTGCAGCTTTGGGGTTTCTCAATCCGATTTTAGCTGGAGCCGCAATGGCATTAAGCTCTGTTTCCGTTGTAGTGAATACATTATTTTTAAACCGATGGAAGCCCCGCCATGGGAAAATGGCATAA
- the copZ gene encoding copper chaperone CopZ, with translation MTENITIKIQGMTCDHCKAAVEQALNEIDGVHSAEVNLKNGTATVTYDANKVDIDHFTESIDEAGYEFVGQV, from the coding sequence ATGACGGAAAATATTACAATAAAAATTCAAGGCATGACTTGCGATCATTGCAAAGCGGCTGTTGAACAAGCTTTAAACGAAATTGACGGCGTTCATTCCGCTGAAGTTAATCTTAAAAATGGAACAGCAACAGTGACATATGATGCCAATAAAGTTGATATTGATCATTTTACTGAATCGATTGATGAGGCAGGGTATGAATTTGTAGGCCAAGTATAA
- the wrbA gene encoding NAD(P)H:quinone oxidoreductase, producing MSNVNLAIIYYSSTGTNYKMAKMAAEAAKEAGAEVKVLKVQELAPQEAIESNPAWKAHYEEAKDIPEASSDDLEWADAMIFSAPTRFGNVPSQMKQFMDMQGGLWAQGKLANKVVSAMTSAQNAHGGQEQTITALYTTMMHWGAIIVAPGYTDQAIFGAGGNPYGTSATQGKDGNMVEDVEAAVKHQAKRTVQVAEWVKKGRQ from the coding sequence ATGTCCAATGTAAATTTAGCAATCATTTACTACAGCTCGACAGGGACAAACTATAAAATGGCAAAAATGGCGGCAGAAGCTGCAAAAGAGGCGGGTGCAGAAGTAAAAGTACTAAAGGTTCAAGAATTAGCCCCACAAGAAGCAATTGAATCCAATCCCGCATGGAAAGCGCATTACGAAGAGGCGAAAGATATCCCTGAGGCATCAAGCGATGACTTGGAATGGGCAGATGCGATGATATTCAGTGCACCGACGCGATTCGGAAATGTTCCTTCCCAAATGAAACAATTTATGGATATGCAAGGAGGTCTTTGGGCACAAGGCAAGCTTGCGAACAAAGTTGTCAGCGCTATGACCTCTGCTCAGAATGCGCACGGCGGGCAAGAACAGACGATTACAGCGCTCTATACAACAATGATGCATTGGGGAGCCATTATTGTAGCGCCCGGCTATACGGATCAAGCGATTTTCGGAGCGGGCGGCAATCCTTACGGAACGAGCGCAACCCAGGGCAAAGATGGCAACATGGTCGAAGATGTGGAAGCAGCCGTGAAGCATCAAGCGAAACGTACCGTTCAAGTTGCTGAATGGGTGAAAAAAGGCCGGCAATAA
- a CDS encoding MarR family winged helix-turn-helix transcriptional regulator yields the protein MDNKETATKDELSLKLFVVLSRAYREITDRVTEDIKSHGLNPTEFAVLELLYHKGDQAIQQIGKKVLLASGSITYVVDKLEAKGLLMRKPCPKDRRVTFAVITEKGKELIAGIFPAHKKAISNIFGGLDDSEKERMITMLKKLGFHAQEMK from the coding sequence ATGGATAACAAGGAAACAGCAACAAAAGATGAACTGTCGCTAAAATTGTTTGTCGTGTTGTCGCGCGCATACCGGGAAATTACTGACCGTGTAACGGAAGATATAAAAAGCCACGGTTTGAACCCTACTGAATTTGCTGTACTTGAGCTTTTGTATCATAAAGGCGATCAAGCGATACAACAAATCGGAAAAAAAGTTTTGCTTGCAAGCGGAAGTATTACATACGTCGTTGATAAGCTGGAAGCAAAAGGACTTTTGATGAGAAAGCCGTGCCCGAAAGACAGGCGTGTCACGTTTGCTGTCATAACAGAAAAAGGAAAAGAATTAATCGCCGGCATTTTTCCAGCCCATAAAAAAGCGATATCTAACATCTTCGGAGGGCTGGATGACAGTGAGAAAGAGCGTATGATTACGATGTTGAAAAAGCTCGGCTTTCACGCGCAGGAAATGAAGTAA